The stretch of DNA tttattatcttgttGATAGCTGATTATTCAAGATAAGAAACAATAAAACCTTAACCATTTAGACAAATTAGATATGAactaatttctaaaaaaaaaacacttcatGTTTATTATCTACTTAAATCCAATCGACTTTAATTGTTAAGTATTAATGAATATATTAATTGAAAcaatttttcaaattattgaatCACAATACTGACTGAGCACTCCTCTTTGGAAATCAATTTTTGAATTATACACCTCTACATCAGATGTTTCAAATCACACTATACATCAGATATACAGTCAAATGACACACATATTTCTTTAATATCCAGTATTAGAGTATTCTAGGATGTCCAATAACTAACACATAACAAAATGGACACCTATTGATTCTTTGCAAGTTGTTGTAAATTAAGCTGTAAATGATGTGTTCCTATGTTTGCCAATAAAAATCGtcctaaaatatgttaaaattttttttattgtttaaacaatttgcACGGttaatttaacaataaatttataaacaaaagacATATTCGAAATGTAAACAAATACTACACACAAATTAAAAACGTAAAAATCTAGTGAaatagtgatccaatttagctagtaatctacattttggaacacggtcgaaagctttggagaagtctaagtagatTACATCGACAGGATgccgattgtttaaagataatgaccaatcatttacataatgaagtaagtttgtgatcgttgaacgacctttAATAAAGCCATGCTGGTGAGGGAtgacattttcttgaagaagaaactcagacatagcttcAGAAATAATCGATTCGAGACTGATTAGATGATAgttattgcaatcaagtttatttccaTTGTTGAATATAGAAGTAATcgaagccaatttccaggacgagggaagagaaccttgattaaaagaagcattcattatGAGAGATGTAGGGATAgctacagattctgcacattgtttgaggaaaaagGAGGTGAGTCCGTCTAATTCAGGTGATGAATAATTGCGTAGTTTCCATAAATAATGTTTAATTGCATCCGGTGTGAAAGATATATTATCAAAAGTTTTAGACAAACGTgggcacattatttgaggaataaTATCGTTAGGTTCATCTAAAAAAACCcgagaaaagaataacgataaacattccgaagattcgttattcgaagaaTATAAAGACCCGTCAGCTTTTTGAAGTAATGGTATGAAGACTTGAAGATAAAGATGTGCGAATATACCGATCAAattttttactattaccacttgcaatgatagattttttaaattctgtTCCTAACTTTAGCAACGAATGTTTGACTCGGTTAAAAAAATTGCGGTGGGCGAGAAAATCATCATGGGAACCAATAAGTTTATATGTTCGCCAAAGCTTTCACTTATGTCGAATTAAATAGGTAGCTTAGAGGTTAATCCAAGGTTTTAGTCGATTTCTGTATAGCTGGCGTTCGGTTGTATGATCAGAAATTGTTTGTAATAACAGTATGAAGAAAAGATATATCTAAGAAATACAGACACAGCATTCTATTTATGCTGTGGTACAGAGACTACCGTTGCCATAGCGACCCAGCTTAGGGATGTGATGTTTTTGTGATGCGCTGAGAGGTCCCGCTGAATTCGCTACATGTGTTATGTGTTTGTTCTTGCTTTTGACATAGAAAAACCGAacacatagaagcgacacaacggtccaaaagcgtgtaccatttttgtatacgcatgcccgattctggttgtgtaactgtcaaaaacacgtgcttattctttaattctggttgttttcgatagtccgtaggggtctatggtaaatactcgacacaacaagtgcatttgaccatttatataatttatttatagttaaaaggttatagttatagtttatagttatagttaaatatataagtttatagttatagtttatagttaaaagtttaatttatatttaaaatgtctggatatatttgtgcgattcgcggatgttcatctgtgacaggaaaaggaataagtttatttagatttcctaataataataacaggtaattactattgctttgtaattattattagttattacataatagtattggtttgactttcgaacagtaagccgacgccgacgtgtctgtccgagctataaaaaacaaactttggtctgccaagggatagttcaaaatgaaaacattaaatttggtgtcagtgctatttcttttattgaaagacgcaagtctccgaaggctcaggtcaaaaaatcaacagatggtggcccGGCGTCAgtgcgctcgaagacaacaatacgaatatagtatttttaggaaataaaaatatatagagggttttatacacgagaatattttatttaagagcgtaggcgcaaaatttcgggcaaatgttttttaaatgtattcattttttttcgaatcctgaaaaaactaatatgtatttttgaaaaatttaaacgcagaataaaagaccacattattactgagggtcaaaagtccccgaaaacttctataatgtttattttaataagttacaggggtgaaaaaaaaaaagagaaaattttgtgtgatttttaatttcaaatatctcattcaaaaaaactttttgtttattctaagggactttcagccctcggtaataatgtaatctttcattctgtgtttaaatttttcaaaaatatttgttagttttctcaggattccaaaaaaatgttaaaaagcattggcccgaaattttgcgcctacgctcttaaacgaaacaaagacattactaaaatgctcaaactaaaaattgttggaaacataattagaccgataattgggaaaatcttaaaattacaatagaacaagacttcaaaattgcaaaaacatggttgcaaataaacaaacttacattaaattatgaaaaaactaaatagatactcatctactttttgctatatacaaaagttgtctgccaatttttaattcgttaaatataaataaaaaagatcaaatatatggatcgaagtacataaaatatttaggagttttaaatgggaattacaaataaaaaatattaaaactttatttgttgcatatctcaatatttagtgacatttttgtgacttagtcaggagaaaactgtaaatttattaagattagatattgacaaaagttaaatatttcataacttacaatatacttagaatatactaatactcttatagttgtaagtaataaagtattctttataaatacagaaaaagttctttgtttaaaatttgttctgttaaaaatttgtagtgccaaagtgtggatagaagcttgcagacgagaagatttgttattcaaaatggattcactttataataattataggatttgtgaactgcattttgaagataatgttattgtaaaaggaaatagaagaaaaacattggcgcatgacgcagtaccttcaatgatctttgttatttatatttaacgaattaaaaattggcagacaacttttgtatatagcaaaaagtagatgagtacctatttagtttttcataatttaatgtaagtttgtttatttgcaaccatgtttttgcaattttgaagtcttgttctgttgtaattttaagatttttagtaatttctttgtttcgcttaAGAGCATAGgcacaaaatttcgggccaatgctttttaaatacaatcatttttttcgaatcctgaggaaactaacaaatatttttaaaaaattgaaacacagaatgaaagattacattattaccgagggccgaaagtcccttagaataaacaaaaagtttttttgaatgagatatttgaaattaaaaatcacactaaattttctcttttttttcacccctgtaacttattaaaataaacattataggtgttttcagggactttcggccctcagtaataatgtagtctttcattttgtgtttaaatttttcaaaaatacttattagttttttcaggattcgaaaaatgTGTTCGGTTTTTCTATGGCATTGCACGCCAAACGGCCTGGCGGACAGCCTTTTTACACTCTACACTTATAGAGGATTTCAGATTGTAGGTAAGTAGGAATTAGAATAAGGATTGAATTACTATAAAGAAAAAATTGAGTTCTGTTGAATTTTAGGTGGTGAAGCGTCGCTTTACTCGCGTCATGAGACGAGTCGTCACTGATCTgtaaaactatttacataaaataATGTAGTCAATAGCTTGTTATTCaagataaaaattaatttacaatcACTTAGACAAATCAGATAATAattcatttttaacaaaatacttcACATTATCGTTTGATTGAATTTAACTCATTTGACCTTTTAAATATTGATGAATCTGTGTACGTTTTTGCCAATGTTAATTAAATGTGTGCATATGACTCCTTTTCTAAAGTTAATTCTCATTTTTTATAGTAGCTTTAGTTAAACTAATTCGTAAACATAAAATTTTTGTTCATAAATTTAGAGTTTATCCAGTATATTAGCTGTACTTAACGTACGCAGTTATTTAATTGATCAAATACGCATTGTACGAGGGTAAAATGAAATATTCTTTCGTGCTTcgtaaaaaataaatcttttttttaataagcAATATATGTATTTCTGATTACAGTAAGATTAAGTACAATATACTTTTGGAAAAACGAATCCGTATCAACAAAGAACGAAAAATTAGAAATTTCAGGGTCAGAAAAACTTATTCGATAGATAAGAACTATAGATAGATATTTCTCGTTTTAAAAGATAAATTTTCTCTATTGTTTCGTTCATTTAAGTAATATAAATTGTAACATAGTGTATTAGTGAATCGCTTATTTAATTAAGTCCGAATAAGGATTTGTTATTTTACATTTTAGCTCTGGTGCTTAGTACTTTGGTAGCAGTTTTCCCAatcgaagaaaaaatattttaaccctTCTTATATGTGTGAGATTAGACTAAAGGATCCGCATAGGAGTGTTGCATATTTTGTTGTCCCTTGTCACATAGGTCTTCTTctgatggcgctacaaccctttgttaGTCTTGgtctgcttaacaatgttcttccattctgccctgtcggatacttttcttcgccactgcctgatgttcatggttttaagatccctctctacgtcgtctatccatcttttacggggccttcctcttgttctgtttccttggggcttccatctctggactacttttacagctcgattatctggcattctttctaggtgaccaagccagtttagtctttgtgactttacaaatctgacaatatctgcgccctgcattagttcatccagctcgtggttcattttaattctccacgaactatcgctgcattgggttggtccaaatcttccttagtattttgcgctcaaatattctcatcTTGTCACATAGGTATTGtaaagaaattttgataaaacaatattaatataTTCTTGGTAATAGCTGTTTATTCAAGATAAGAAACAACACGATCTTAATCACTTAAGCAAATTATAGATAGGAGTTGATTTCTAAAAAGAAAACTATTTACAACCTTGTCCAATTGAATTTAACACACTTGATCTTTTAAAAATTGATGAACTTACTAAActgaagtaaaaaataattataagctATTCTAAGAACTCTTTTAATACCTATTTGTATGATTTTTTGATAACGTTAAAGCTAAAACCATGTTGTCATGTGACATTTTAATTGCCAACCCAAAAATTGCCAAGTGGAATATtagggagtttttgtaactacctaacgtaacgtatctccctatacgtaaagaactaacgtatcgaagaagatgaacgttaaattgagaGTTTTTGTTCTGCACGTAACGTAACGATGGTGTTGCCCTCACCGAATGAgtgattaactaataaattgtcagtgccagtctttgtcatttaaccctatttttgatattcaaaataaataacaaatatttttttggaacaatttttaatttttgagatggacgcgatattaaatgtaggtgcctttattgatgatgaagaagacgaagacatagaagatgcccttcttctccacatcttgcacgactatagggccgctttaattttgataccattaaaaatattttcgcttttgaattaaattccaccTTTCTGGATGGTCGTAAGGGTTCTTGCTTACGACTTCCTTCAATaagaacaaatcatcttcattgctgaagtgaagtcgttttctactgctttccaatatgtataaaaatcaaaacaaatatacgtAACCACAAATGTAAAAATACACGTACCACGTGTGCTTTTGAAACGTGGATGTTGAAATTTTGGTAATCGGGTAAGATTCTCTTGCGCATTCGGTTACCttcggctcgatagggatgcgtatgaacgtaacgtaccagcccgttatgttaggtaatacgtatctagataccatcgagttagaatctatggagaagctatgagcatattaacgtatgtactaaaaacggcgtaggtaggcgtggctaactgtgatatcaatatggcggtgggatcatggccggactcaataatattaaaactactataaaaatatgactagttattcagaagatttaatcataatctaaaaaagtgcaatacattttttataaactatgatttatttatcccgcggtaaacactaaaaatacgatatattatacatacatatacatacaagataaattaatacagtcaaatactattaatttattctctgaagtacgggccattactttgtttacatatttgtattctaacctgtagaacgttattcctgaagattttttattaacattgcttctgccactgcaactacgttgagaataagaaaccattattatgcactatcacaatatattataacagtttctataaaagtaatttaaaactaaaaatattcgaaaaacaaccaacgtaaataaacataatctagattctaactcgatgctagatacgttagttcaaccaCAGTTTAACCACAAAGTGGTTACACAAAAGTTCTTTTTTATACTATGGTTcaaccattaatgcgcatgcttatatgtcaaaaagatacgttacgtatacgtatttgTTTGCACAAAAActctttattaaataaactaagATAGGTTCCTTATTGTATACGATATACGAAAAAACGCCTCCCTATGACGATTTCTTTAAAGATACCtaagttcatttttattaattacaaatAGTCATTACGGCTCTCACTTCTAATAAACTTTTTGACGACGTCTTTAAATAAACCTAactgcttttttataaattacaaatatttattattaattatgacACTCCTTCttaataaactttttgtttgaaaGTTAACATGTGAATTACGCTAGAAAGTACGAAAGAACGAGAAGCCAGAGTAAGATATCGAGAAGCCAGAGTAAGATATTAGCAATTTGGATATTAGCAACAGTGTTGAAAACAGACGTTCAATTTTGTCATGTGCagatatatttgatatatttctAGTGAGAGTCAGTAACTCAGTAAGAGGCTTTACTTCATTCTCCAGCTTCAGATTTTTGTCATTCAGGTGAGGATGCAATCTCTCTCTAAATTTCTCCTTCTGGTAAATTTCATGATTTTTGACTTCCGTTTGCCTGTTACATTACTTCTTTTCTAATTAACTGGTGAACGTATATATTCAAATTAATtgtatatacagtccatctaatttacaaaccgttgcacgtcatcggcttcatagcccgtgacgtcacatgataccaacacgaaatatttaggtggtaggtgtgttcttttttagaatcactttgccgagtacactggcattacagccattacagacatattttattatacacgcgtagaactaatatttaaagatttctattaatgttaacttaaagaaatagacaacaatatgtttcatttaatttgtataaatgcattataaagcgtttttatgaagaacatttgttcggaacacactgtaactgtaatcgaacgaaggtgaaattttggcacaaattggtaacacttatttgacagttgcggtgttgacactttttgtactttattattttaaattttaaagtgaatacctcttggtTTATATTTTTACccatttaataaaatctgttctttttagaacaaaatgattgtgttttatttcaaaaatgtcacgtaagaatttaaatagttgttgtaaagagtataataataattatgtgacctatttgatttaaaatggattcaggatttgtttatactttggcaactatgtcaacttcgatctctgacgtagataatgacgtacaacggtttgtaaattagatggactgtactcTCTAAGTGTAAAAAACTGACTTAACGTAGacaaacaatttatttttctgtttatgCTCGCTAAGCTAATATTCAAAGATATATTTACTATAAGATGGGTTATAGAACCCAACCGATAAAGAGAAACTACTCTACATAGGCTAACTAACCACAGAACAGTGTCAGTATAATCCAAGGAATTCAGAAATACAAGCGTTATTCTTAAAAGAAACATATAATAAAAGTTAAGTAGATAGATAATCTTAGATATATAGATAGATTTAAATAATAGATAGATTTTCTTATTTATTGCATGGAGAGGGTAATAAATACAAGAATCAGAGAGATCATGAAGGTAAGACACAAAAGTAAAGGGATTATGCCAATACGGCGTATTTCTTGATGTAAAATCTCATAAGAAAACGCATTATTGGTTCAGAGTGTAGTGTGAGGGGTCGTTGGAAAGAGTGTAGTTCAAGAAGTAAATGATGAAGGGTTTGAGGCTAGAAGATGGATTTCGGATACAAAGATGTGCGAGGTTACATATGATATGATTTAACGAATACATTGAATTGATACATAAAAGttaaatatgttaatatatacaaaataatgTAAATATACTTACCATGCTTTTTGTAATAATTCTGCAGCTATCCCTCTTCCCGTAAAATCTTTGCGCACTGATATTACTTGTACTGAAATGCCTTTGGTACTATTTGGATATATTTCAAATGGATCACATTGTTTCTCAGCATAGTCCAACAATCGAACTAATTTATTATACTTTTCGTTTTGACAGTCAAATGTTAGCTGTTCGCCTTTTTCCATTGGTCCACTCAAGCATAAACCTAAGAAATAGTTAATAATTGACTTAGTTACAAGGGAGGGAGTATTAGCAAGAGAAAtaatagtaattaaatatttttaagataaaaaGTTCCTTAAATGTCACACTGGTTACTTCTTAATAATATGTGAATATTTCAACGCAAGATAGGAGGCACTGAGCCCTTATGCAATCCAATTTCActtgaaatttatcagtctttttCACACGATTGCTCTTTATAGCTCAGTTAATTTAACTTGATTTTTATCAAACTTTTCGTTTACCAACCTATCAAGTATACGTTACAAGTACTTCCTTAGATTCTGCTTTAGCTTTGCCACTGATCCTTCCTTTTATCGATATTAAGGTTTTAAAGAGATTTGTGTCTATTTTCTTGCCACTTTTATACAGTTTCCTCTTGTCCCTTAATTTTTCTTAAACCTTGTTTGACCAGCACTATCTTTATTCTCAAACTTCTTTcctaattaaattatttttagattACAGCTTATCTCTTCTACTATTTTTACCCTGAAGAAACGTCCTTTTCATATATAAACGTCCACCATTTGATGTTTGTAGACGTTTTCGATAATGTTTATCACAACTCTTAGATTGCAGCCCTTTCATTCACGTTTATCTTCtttttaaatcaacaaaaaaatatatacacaaggaaacaacaagaaaaaatactttttgttgAATGGAAATCTTTGGATCAACCTGGTTTCACGTGGAATTGATAGGAAAACCTTTGTTGCAAAAtttgaataaataatttaaaaaaagagaTGTATTTATGCTAATAAAATTACCACAAAGTCActatctacaaaaatatgacaGATTCTGTGGGATAGATATATGTATTACAAAACTTACCTACGATTTGGTCATTATGAACTGCTACCAAATTTATCCCAGTCGGAATATGTCCCACTGTGAACTCTTCTAAGGTTTCACAAGTTGGATTGTCTTCAGTGATTAAttctaaaaatgaatttaaaggttCGTCTTTGAAAAAACTAGCCCTCAAATAATCCACAATAGCGTCCCTATCTGCTATGGTTACCTCTCTTATTTTATAAGATTTGTCTGTTGGGGAAGTCATAATCTTTTAGGTATAAGCTACAATTAAACGAAAATGTTATCAGTATATGTATATAGTATGTACACAATTACCGAAATTACCTGATGTTATAGTTCCTGAGAGGTTtacgaaaaatataaaaacaacaaaatgaagtaAAAAGATGGTGAACAAGGCTATAAATCATGTGTAAGCCAAATGTTTTGCCAATAGTAGTGTTACGCATAATGGACGTAGACTAGAAATCTTTTCACGATAGATTAACCTTTATTTTGGGATCTATTTCTAATCAGGTGTGTTGATAAGATGTCTAGAGTGTTGGAAGATGGCAGAAGAGGAAGTTTTAAAGATGGATGTTTGCATTTTGACCGAACGATTATGAAGATACCGAAGATTGAACAGACACTTTGTTTATTAAGAACGAATTAAGACAAAAAGGACAaagtcaaattatatttatttaatattctttAGACGGAGTCCGGTTCTGGAAATTGTACTAGTTCTACGTGTGTAgaagagaactaaaaaagacaAATAGAAGAGGAAGTGAAAGTGAAgagatttttaaaaaaagaaattaacaaagaGGTTGAGTACACCGAGGAAAAACAGCCCCCAAAATGAGGATATTATGCTTAAAATGATGTATGAATTTTTGGCAAAAGATGACGatttaacgtatggtcctaaagttttgggaaaaatttcacctggtctgattgagaaccaaaatgcatttaacaaagaaggccatggaattgaaatatcatcagttattgacatttaataaacaaagcagaatattttggtttgtgctctgcaaaatgtcttataaaattgatattcgtcgaggtgtttataatatggttgggcgaatgtcgaaacgagatattgttaatatttatcgagatcaaaacataagcaaatcgacaatttatcgcacaatcagagaatgtgaagaagggataccatgtgttaacttgcgtaaaagtggccgaccgcggattttgaaccatataagagaggcaagactaattgaagcagctaagaacaaaattggggtctcacagcgaaaactggccagaagatttcatgtttaaaagactacagtatacaggaccctatcgagtaacaatattatctaccggaaaagaaggaaagctccaaaatacacagaggatcaattagagagaattccgagatgttgccgcgcgttaaggcgagtgcatttcgtcaacaagtcgaaactttactttacctttgtaccgaaagcagacaatccccccaacccaCCTCAGGCTcatccaattgaagagttctgggcaatattaagtcagaaagtctataataacggatgggaagcacaaaattaggaacagttaagacgccgcatatatacaaaaattagagaaattgacgccgaggtcgtccaaaggatgatgcaacgtgtcaggggaattattaggcaaatcgaaaataatggtcccttgtctgtcatttgaattaaTTATGTCTGTCTGtcatagttaagttaaattgttgaataatttaataaaaatataagattattgtggtcagagttatatgcttttgaaatttttcccaaaactttaggaccatacgtgaGGGACTTGATGAGGCAAATAAGAGAATCAAGCAGCTGGAGAACGACAAAAGAAAgagaatataattattaaaagcttAGATTTAAAAACTAATGATGGGAGAATAGCGTATATGAAACTAAAAGTTGATGAAAAGAAATTAAAGTGGAATAAAAATAGAGGAATTTTGGAAGACATGGGCAGTGCAACAAATAGAAATgatacaaaaaactaaaagaagcaCCACAGTGTGGGCAAATATAGAcggaaaagaaaaagaataaggACACGACTATGAGACTGAACGAGGCAAATGCCAAACAAGATAATGATAAAGAGGggcaaataaaaaaaggatataaatttagGGAAACTTAAAGCATCATGAATCATGAATCAATACGAACTGATATTTCTTGCTTTCCAGGAAACAAAACATACGACAACCGGAATATCAGAAGTAAAAGCCCAAAGATCACGTTGGATAAGACATGGTTATAGTATGCCGACAAACACACATACTTACAACAAAAAGTATTAACAGAAGAAGCGGGCGGAAAACGAAGACGAAAAAGGCCAAAATtagacaaataaaattaaaaatctcTATTTATTTATCGAAAAATATGTAATTGATATGTTTTATTTGTTTAGCATACGTACCTGGTTga from Diabrotica undecimpunctata isolate CICGRU chromosome 4, icDiaUnde3, whole genome shotgun sequence encodes:
- the LOC140439124 gene encoding arylalkylamine N-acetyltransferase 1-like, whose amino-acid sequence is MTSPTDKSYKIREVTIADRDAIVDYLRASFFKDEPLNSFLELITEDNPTCETLEEFTVGHIPTGINLVAVHNDQIVGLCLSGPMEKGEQLTFDCQNEKYNKLVRLLDYAEKQCDPFEIYPNSTKGISVQVISVRKDFTGRGIAAELLQKACDLAKQRGYDFVDMACTSLYSAKLSEKLNFELKYSLKYTDYKENGEVVFKPELPHTTLKIYLKKL